aataagtgattgaaacaaaactctagtaatataaagtaaaattccatctttcaaataaaacaGTTTTAGCTTCCAATCTAGTAATATAAAGTTCGAAAAACTGTAAATGTGAAGATAATGAGAAGATACATGCCTTTTCAGATACTGGTGAAGACAAAAACGGTGGTGTACGGTGGCAGTTAGAACGACGGTGATGCCCTCTGTTTCTTCTTCTCTGGTGAAGACAAAAACGGTGGTGTACGGTGGAAGTTAGAACGACGGTGATGCCTCctgtttcttcttctcttcctttttatgtgttttttatcaGTATTAATCTCAGATTTTTCCTCCTCCAAAAAATGTCTCCtctctttgtaaaaaaaaagatgtatttatagagttttttttttatctgattaGTTGTTTTCTGGTCTGCCTTGacctgatttgatttttattgtaatttatttttggctttatttttggttgtaaattgattgtaattgtaatttaaaaattataacttgatttagcattgtaaattgatgaacctacttattgtaaatataattacttccttttttaatatatatttccttttttagtttatttttaaataagttggacaaaattagggtactacagcGTTCTTTAACACCAAGATTCGATAATATTGTGGTGGCGATTGAGGAATCGAATGATCTCAAGACGATGACGAAAGAAGAACTTCAAAGTTCATTGGAAGCTCATGAACAAAGGATGGACGAAAGAGGAAACAATAAAGTCAAAGCGGAAGTTGCTTTGCAAACCCGTTTCAACGAGAAGAATAAGAAATCGAAAGTGAAATGACCTTCTAGAGGAAAGAAAAATTTCCAGAATTTTGATGGAAAAGAGTCACAAAATTCAAGGAAAGGTGAGGGCAGTTCCAAAGGTGGTGGTCAAGACAACTACAAGCGGTTCGACGAAAGTACCAAGAAGTGTTACAATTGTCAAAAACTTGGGCATTTCGCAAGAGAGTGTAGAGCGAAACCAAGGGAGAATCATGCGGATGAGGCTAAAGTTGCTAGGCAAGACGTGGATTATGATAACACAGTTCTTGTGATGATCATGGAAGAGAACTACGATATTAAAGAGGTGTTAGACAGCAACTATGACAAGAGGAAGTTGCTGGACAGCAACTATTGCAGtgcagaaaaatctgcaaaaacGCATTCGGAGAAAAGCGCAATGGTAACAGTTCGAGATGGAGCCCAAGGGAGAAATGAGTGGTACTTGGACTCAGGTTGTTCGACACATATGACAGGAAGAAAGGATTGGTTCGTGAAGANNNNNNNNNNNNNNNNNNNNNNNNNNNNNNNNNNNNNNNNNNNNNNNNNNNNNNNNNNNNNNNNNNNNNNNNNNNNNNNNNNNNNNNNNNNNNNNNNNNNNNNNNNNNNNNNNNNNNNNNNNNNNNNNNNNNNNNNNNNNNNNNNNNNNNNNNNNNNNNNNNNNNNNNNNNNNNNNNNNNNNNNNNNNNNNNNNNNNNNNNNNNNNNNNNNNNNNNNNNNNNNNNNNNNNNNNNNNNNNNNNNNNNNNNNNNNNNNNNNNNNNNNNNNNNNNNNNNNNNNNNNNNNNNNNNNNNNNNNNNNNNNNNNNNNNNNNNNNNNNNNNNNNNNNNNNNNNNNNNNNNNNNNNNNNNNNNNNNNNNNNNNNNNNNNNNNNNNNNNNNNNNNNNNNNNNNNNNNNNNNNNNNNNNNNNNNNNNNNNNNNNNNNNNNNNNNNNNNNNNNNNNNNNNNNTGTACATTCCAGGAATCAAGTGTAATCTCTTGAGTATTGGCCAATTGCTTGAGAGGAATTACATGATTCGGATGGAAAACAAGGTTTTGCGCGTTTTGGACCAAAACGGTGTTTTGATCCTTAAGGCTCCTATGGCTGCCAATAGGACTTTCAAGATTGAATCGAAAATCATGGAGCATAGGTGCTTAACTACAGCGGCAAGTCGTGATGAATGGTTGTGGCACTACCGTCTTGGACATTTGAATTTTCGAGATCTCAACGCGTTGCAAAAGTATGAGATGGTGACCGGACTACCTAGTATTAATAGCTGAGATATGTGAAGAGTGTGTACAAGGGAAGCAACACAAGAATAGTTTCAGCAAAGATGCAGGTCATAGGACCAAACGTCATCTTGAGGTGGTGTATTCCGATGTGTGCGGACCAATGCAAGTCAGTTCGTATGGAGGTAATCGATACTTTGTCACATTTATCGATGATTTTAATAGGAAGCTGTGGATTTATCTCATAAAGAGGAAGGATGAGGTGTTTGAGGTGTTCAAACGATTTAAATCTATGGTTGAGCGGCAAAGCGATCACAAACTCAAGATTCTCAAAACTGATGGCGGAGGCGAATTTACTTCGAGAGAATTTGGGAAGTATTGTGATGATGAGGGTATAGTGCGTGAGGTTGTACCACCCTATACGCCTCAGCAAAATGGCGTGGCCGAAAGGAAAAATCGGACAATTATGAACATGGTGCGTAGCATGTTGAGAGGGAAGAATTTGCCGAAAGATCTTTGGGGGGAAGTTATTGCTACAGCCGCCTATGTGTTGAATAGGTGTCCTACAAAGAAGCTGGAAAAGGTGACTCCAGAAGAGGTATGGTCTGGATTCAAACCAAATTTGAGTCATTTGCGCGTTTTCGGTTCGATAGCATTTCGACATATTCCGGGACAGCTTCGAAAGAAGCTTGATGACAAGAGTGAAATGATGTTGCTTGTCGGATATCGTCCTACCGGAGGCTACAAGTTGTTTGATGTGAGTAGCAAGAAGATCGTAATTAGTCGAGATGCGATCGTGGATGAGATACGGCAGTTTGACAGTAGAAAAATTGCCATATCAGCtcgggaaatcgatttaccaatcgatttatgccACAAAAATCGACATCCTGGAGCTTCTGgtgaagtgccaatcgatttaccaatcgattttctgcagaaaaattagaattttgcTTCTGGAGAggtggaaatcgatttaccaatcgattttctgcagGAAAATCAACATCTTGGAGCTTCTGGAGAGGtagaaatcgatttaccaatcgattttctgcagGAAAATCAGAATTTTCAGCCTGCTGAAGGTTCTGTACAACAACCTTTCAGAACCGAAACAGGTGAATCAAGTAGGCGACCAACAAGGCGAAGAGGATTGCCTCAAAGACTCCGTGATTGTGAATTATTCCAAGATAGTGAGATCAACAATGAGGGTGATCTTAGTCATTTCGCTCTAATGGCCGAATCCCAACCGGTGAATACGGATGAGGCATTAAACGATCCAAAGTGGGCGTGTGCTATGAAGGAAGAGTTGGAATCAATTGAAAGGAACAATACATGGATGTTGGTTGATTTACTGAAAGATAAAAAGGCTATTGGTGTGAAATGGGTCTACAAAGTGAAAGCGAATCCGAAAGGTGAAATAATCAAGCATAAAGCtcgattagttgcaaagggatttttgcaaaaagaagGGATAGATTTTGATGAGGTGTTCCCACCGGTAGCAAGACATGAAACCATCCAGTTAGTTGTTACGATAGCTAATAACAACAGCTGGCCGTTATATCAAATGAACGTCAAATCGGCATTTTTGAATGGTCCACTTGATGAGGAGGTCTATGTTGGACAGCCACCTGGTTTTGTGATTAAAAATCAAGAGGCAAGGGTCTACAAGTTAAGGAAGGCACTCTATGGTTTGAAGCAAGCGCCAAGAGCTTGGAACAAACGCATAGATGGTTTTCTTATAGACATTGGTTTCAAGAAGTGTGTATCCGAACATGGTGTTTATGTGAAGTCGGATGCAAGCGAAGGAGTAATCATACTTTGTCTTTATGTGGACGATTTATTGATTACGGGCAGTTGTTAAAGTTACATTTCAAAGTTCAAAGAAGAGCTTATGAAGGAGTTTGAAATGACTGATCTTGGCACATAGAATTCCAAAAGACAAAGTTGGGGCTGCTCATGCATCAAAAGAGGTATGCAATGGAGATTTTTAAGAGGTGTGATATGGAGCATTGCAATGCTGCCACAACACCAGCTGAGGCACGTTTACAGCTGTCCAAGAGTGAAGATGAGCAAGATGTGGATTCTACTCAATACCGGAGATTGGTAGGATCATTGCGTTACTTGTGCAATACGCAGCCAGATTTAGCATTTAGTGTCGGTATTGCAAGTAGGTTCATGGAGAGGTCGAAGGTATCACACTTGGCAGCAGTTAAGAGGATACTTAGATATGTGAAAGGTACTCTTGGCTGTGGAATTTTATTTCCTGCAAATGACATGGACAAAAGTTGCGAATTACTCGGATACACCGACTCCAATTGGTGCGGAGATAAGGACGATCGGAAATCAACGGTCGGTTATGTCTTTATGTTCGGAGGGGCACCAATCTCTTGGTGTTCTAAAAAGGAGCCGATGGTTGCTCTCTCTTCCTGCGAGGCGGAGTATATCGCAGCTTCGTTATGTGCATGCCAAGCTGTTTGGCTAGTGAACCTGCTGCGTGAGCTGGACAACAACACGAGAGGAGTTGTTTTGCTGTTGATGGACAATGTTTCAGTCATCAACCTTGCTAAGAATCCCATAGCACATGGGAGgagcaagcatattgagatgagGTTTCACTATTTGAGGGAACTAGTGAGTTCC
This region of Cicer arietinum cultivar CDC Frontier isolate Library 1 chromosome 8, Cicar.CDCFrontier_v2.0, whole genome shotgun sequence genomic DNA includes:
- the LOC105852819 gene encoding uncharacterized protein, which translates into the protein MSISNDKILTNLPILDSNSYDKWYKQMKVLFGYQDVLDMITDGITPLGEEATTAQQAKFKEDKKKDYKALFLIHSCVDSDNFEKVGDCDSAKTAWGILEKAYAGADKANVVRLQTHKRQFELLQMEDKETINDYVTRVTRLGNQMKSCGEAVSEQNFVSKNFDGKESQNSRKGEGSSKGGGQDNYKRFDESTKKCYNCQKLGHFARECRAKPRENHADEAKVARQDVDYDNTVLVMIMEENYDIKEVLDSNYDKRKLLDSNYCSAEKSAKTHSEKSAMVTVRDGAQGRNEWYLDSGIKCNLLSIGQLLERNYMIRMENKVLRVLDQNGVLILKAPMAANRTFKIESKIMEHRCLTTAASRDEWLWHYRLGHLNFRDLNALQKYEMVTGLPSINS